A single genomic interval of Musa acuminata AAA Group cultivar baxijiao chromosome BXJ3-4, Cavendish_Baxijiao_AAA, whole genome shotgun sequence harbors:
- the LOC135635517 gene encoding exocyst complex component EXO70B1-like, with product MEDLEDGEEKLIAAVRHIAKSLGRTQTMADDILQVFSSFDNRFFALDKTSDRHQRRRDAPTADPRQSPSPSPLASFDRTLRALEGQVVHFVDFNRLIWSDSADAAAFLEAIDDLLDTATDLNNQASPATKPLLDRMDHLLRRCVLRLDEEFRAVIESTQPPVKDYDDDDAYHGGVEEHIPVANPVDTYEIIIDALPPGSVANLNDIAHRMVAAGFGRECVETYAGFRRSFVEESVARLGLRPPPEDGFLAAAWDEIEEEIPRWIEAARMVFLILIPSERRLCERVFASLPAFADLAFSVTCVPVASDFLSFGAAVASVDQGPERLFGLLDMYEAVRDLLPEIDTVLSDQYSAAVLDEMGVVHRALSASIRRIFMELENLIRRDRVKSAVPGGDVHPITRYVMNYLGAACSRPTLAEVMAEDAARVAVPLPVRVAWIADILLDNLDAKSKIYRDLSLTYVFLMNNGRYILQKAKGSDVGIMLGEDWIRRQNSKLRQWASEYQRASWTKVVAALRMDGLGGAASRSASVATEKAIRDKLGMFNNYLEDIWRTQGSWVAVDEQMRAELRGGIAEAVLPAYRNLVSRLRQGGDARWLLDRYSKYSVEDVEARINELFEGGRRSQ from the coding sequence ATGGAGGACTTGGAGGATGGAGAGGAGAAGCTGATCGCCGCCGTCCGCCACATCGCCAAAAGCCTTGGCCGCACCCAGACCATGGCCGATGACATCCTCCAAGTCTTCTCCTCCTTCGACAACCGCTTCTTCGCCCTGGACAAGACCTCCGATCGGCACCAACGCCGCCGCGACGCCCCGACCGCCGACCCCCGCCAGTCGCCATCTCCCTCTCCCCTTGCCTCCTTTGACCGAACCCTCCGAGCCCTCGAAGGCCAAGTAGTCCACTTTGTTGACTTCAATCGTCTCATCTGGTCCGACTCTGCCGACGCCGCCGCCTTCCTCGAGGCGATCGACGACCTCCTCGACACCGCTACTGACCTAAACAATCAGGCCTCCCCCGCCACCAAGCCACTCCTCGACCGGATGGACCACCTCCTTCGCCGCTGCGTGCTCCGCCTCGACGAGGAGTTCCGTGCTGTCATCGAGTCCACCCAACCGCCGGTCAAAGATTACGACGACGACGATGCCTACCATGGAGGAGTCGAAGAACACATACCGGTGGCCAACCCCGTTGACACCTACGAGATCATCATCGACGCCCTGCCACCAGGATCCGTCGCGAACCTGAATGACATCGCCCACCGGATGGTGGCCGCTGGTTTCGGTCGTGAGTGCGTGGAAACCTACGCTGGCTTCCGCCGCAGCTTCGTTGAGGAGTCCGTTGCCCGCCTCGGCCTCCGCCCGCCTCCCGAGGACGGATTCCTGGCCGCGGCCTGGGACGAAATCGAGGAGGAGATCCCCCGCTGGATCGAGGCCGCCCGGATGGTCTTCCTCATCTTGATCCCCAGCGAGCGCCGCCTGTGTGAGCGCGTCTTCGCCTCCCTCCCCGCCTTCGCTGACCTTGCCTTCTCTGTCACATGCGTCCCAGTAGCTTCTGACTTTTTATCCTTCGGTGCTGCCGTCGCCTCCGTTGACCAGGGACCGGAGCGCCTCTTCGGCCTCCTCGACATGTACGAGGCCGTCCGCGACCTCCTCCCCGAGATCGACACGGTCCTCTCCGACCAGTACTCCGCCGCAGTCCTCGACGAGATGGGAGTCGTGCACAGAGCCCTGAGCGCATCCATCAGAAGGATCTTCATGGAGCTAGAGAACTTGATCCGCCGCGACCGGGTCAAATCCGCCGTCCCCGGCGGCGACGTCCATCCGATCACGCGGTACGTGATGAATTATCTCGGGGCGGCGTGCTCGAGGCCGACCCTGGCGGAGGTCATGGCTGAAGACGCCGCGAGGGTCGCCGTGCCGCTTCCCGTCCGCGTCGCGTGGATCGCAGATATCCTGCTGGACAACCTGGACGCCAAGTCCAAGATCTACCGCGACCTCTCCCTCACCTACGTCTTCTTGATGAACAACGGGCGGTACATACTGCAGAAAGCCAAGGGCAGCGACGTGGGGATCATGTTAGGGGAGGACTGGATCAGGCGGCAGAACTCGAAGTTGCGGCAGTGGGCGAGCGAGTACCAGCGGGCGTCGTGGACCAAGGTGGTAGCGGCGCTGCGGATGGACGGTTTGGGCGGGGCGGCGTCGAGGTCAGCGTCGGTCGCGACGGAGAAGGCCATAAGGGACAAGCTGGGGATGTTCAACAACTACCTGGAAGACATATGGAGGACGCAGGGGAGTTGGGTGGCGGTGGACGAGCAGATGCGGGCGGAGCTGCGGGGGGGCATTGCGGAGGCCGTCCTGCCGGCGTACCGTAACTTGGTGTCGCGGCTGCGGCAGGGAGGAGACGCCCGGTGGCTCCTGGACCGATACTCGAAGTATAGCGTGGAGGACGTGGAGGCGAGGATCAATGAGTTGTTCGAGGGTGGGAGGAGGTCCCAGTGA